One Phycisphaerae bacterium RAS2 DNA window includes the following coding sequences:
- a CDS encoding Aspartate aminotransferase, translating into MNVQKLVSLNLNVRGMSQSATLAIKDRCRALRAAGKEVFDFGLGQSPFPVPEPVVAGLREAAAQKDYLPVKGLPALREAVASFHQRNDGVEAHPELLLVGPGSKELMFIVQLVYYGEIILPTPCWVSYLPQARIIGRRISMIHTTYETQWKLTAERLQDSLSQVNDDRRPRLLILNYPSNPTGVSYSQDELKALAEVLRRFEVIVLSDEIYGQLHYRGQHASIARYYPEGTIISSGLSKWCGAGGWRLGTFSFPPDLDWLCHAMASVASETFTTVSAPIQHAAVHAFNGGPAIQSYLSKARRVLEALADYSVATLRRAGIAVHQPDGAFYLFPDFSPLADKLAARGITDGRTLCSDLLERAGVAALPGAAFGRPRSCLAARLAFVDFDGADALRAAHDVPDSQPLSESLLRTVCPRVMNGMDAIAAWAAS; encoded by the coding sequence ATGAATGTCCAGAAACTCGTCAGCCTGAATCTGAACGTCCGTGGGATGTCGCAGTCCGCCACGCTGGCGATCAAGGATCGCTGCCGGGCCCTGCGCGCGGCGGGGAAAGAGGTCTTCGACTTCGGCCTCGGGCAATCGCCGTTTCCCGTCCCAGAGCCGGTTGTCGCGGGGCTGCGCGAGGCCGCGGCGCAGAAAGACTACCTTCCCGTAAAAGGCCTGCCCGCCCTGCGTGAAGCCGTCGCGTCGTTTCATCAACGGAACGACGGCGTCGAAGCCCATCCGGAACTCCTGCTGGTCGGCCCCGGCTCAAAAGAGCTGATGTTTATTGTGCAGCTCGTCTATTACGGCGAGATCATCCTGCCCACGCCCTGCTGGGTCTCCTACCTGCCGCAGGCGCGGATCATCGGCCGACGCATCAGCATGATTCATACGACCTACGAAACACAATGGAAACTGACAGCCGAGCGCTTGCAGGACTCATTGAGCCAAGTCAACGACGACCGCCGGCCGCGCCTCCTGATACTGAACTACCCCAGCAATCCGACCGGCGTGTCGTACTCGCAGGATGAACTGAAGGCGCTGGCGGAGGTCCTGCGTCGATTTGAAGTCATCGTGCTGTCGGATGAGATCTACGGGCAGCTTCATTATCGCGGGCAGCATGCGTCGATCGCGCGCTATTACCCCGAGGGCACGATCATCAGCAGCGGTCTGTCCAAGTGGTGCGGCGCGGGCGGCTGGCGACTGGGCACGTTCTCATTCCCGCCGGACCTCGACTGGTTATGTCACGCGATGGCATCGGTGGCCAGCGAAACGTTTACGACTGTCAGCGCGCCGATCCAGCACGCGGCGGTTCATGCGTTCAACGGCGGTCCGGCAATCCAGTCGTATTTGTCAAAGGCGAGGCGTGTGCTCGAGGCGCTGGCCGACTATTCCGTCGCGACACTTCGCCGCGCGGGCATCGCCGTTCACCAGCCTGACGGCGCGTTCTACCTCTTCCCGGACTTTTCGCCACTGGCCGATAAGCTGGCGGCGCGCGGGATCACCGACGGACGCACGCTCTGCTCCGATCTGCTTGAGCGGGCCGGAGTCGCGGCGTTGCCCGGCGCAGCGTTCGGGCGGCCGCGGAGTTGTCTCGCGGCGCGCCTCGCGTTTGTGGACTTCGATGGGGCTGATGCATTGCGTGCGGCGCACGACGTCCCTGACAGCCAACCGCTCTCGGAGTCGCTCCTGCGAACCGTTTGCCCCCGTGTCATGAATGGCATGGACGCCATTGCAGCATGGGCCGCCTCATAA
- a CDS encoding FG-GAP repeat protein codes for MSSKFSIALTLTVAAAAVINSVKADEARSSIPTGPRIEVSKDGHYRVELPDVADESENASFRFNGVPYLTTSDWNNNLRRQVSAVLVADVNNDGKKDLLVGCYTSTSFPPYPEWTNLIYYNIGGTLEATPSWISGSQVHTGDLAVGDINKDSYPDVFSADGGGGFSPSRIYFGTPSGPSTTAGWIATPSPSTWTTGVALFDFDHDGDLDAFTSNQGVSPNPFRRMLGYRNNDGVLETTPFWQSDEEAISSGPSFGDLDGDGWEDLAVGKWVNFQTAVYKNVNGVLQTFPVWQSGLTGGDRGTAWADVDGDNDLDLAVGRSPMMLYTNTGGVLNPTWTAAPPFSTQPQDMKFVDVDRDGDQDLAEFQFSTGRAHIYLNTNGVLSNAPAYTYDDSSTGNAIAFGDINGDGWEDMAIGINGDISVRVFFARIPEIIGDMNCDGLVNLDDVDPFVLAQLDPAAYATAYPFCSTSRGDINTDALLNGGDVQGFSNLLTAP; via the coding sequence ATGTCATCGAAGTTCTCCATTGCGTTAACGCTAACGGTCGCTGCTGCGGCCGTCATCAACTCGGTCAAGGCTGACGAAGCTCGCTCAAGCATCCCAACGGGCCCGCGCATTGAGGTCTCGAAGGACGGCCACTATCGCGTTGAACTCCCCGACGTCGCCGATGAGTCGGAGAACGCCTCGTTTCGCTTCAACGGCGTCCCCTATCTCACGACATCCGACTGGAACAACAACCTTCGCCGGCAGGTGAGTGCCGTTCTCGTGGCAGATGTGAACAACGACGGCAAGAAGGACCTGCTTGTCGGGTGCTACACCTCGACAAGCTTTCCGCCCTATCCGGAATGGACGAACCTGATCTACTACAACATCGGCGGCACGCTGGAGGCGACTCCGTCGTGGATCTCCGGCAGCCAGGTTCACACCGGCGATCTCGCGGTCGGCGACATCAACAAGGACAGCTACCCCGATGTCTTCTCGGCGGACGGCGGCGGCGGATTTTCACCTTCGCGGATCTACTTCGGCACGCCGAGCGGCCCGAGCACGACCGCCGGGTGGATCGCAACGCCTTCGCCGTCGACCTGGACGACGGGCGTGGCGCTTTTCGACTTCGATCACGACGGCGACCTCGATGCCTTCACGTCCAATCAGGGCGTGTCACCCAATCCGTTCCGTCGCATGCTCGGCTACCGCAACAACGACGGCGTGCTGGAGACCACTCCGTTCTGGCAGTCCGACGAAGAGGCGATTTCCAGCGGCCCGTCATTTGGCGACCTCGATGGCGACGGCTGGGAGGACCTCGCCGTGGGCAAGTGGGTGAATTTTCAGACCGCAGTCTATAAAAACGTCAACGGTGTTTTGCAGACCTTCCCGGTCTGGCAGTCGGGCCTGACCGGCGGGGATCGCGGCACCGCCTGGGCCGACGTGGACGGCGACAACGACCTCGATCTCGCCGTCGGCCGCTCGCCGATGATGCTGTACACGAATACCGGGGGTGTTCTGAATCCGACCTGGACAGCCGCCCCGCCCTTCTCAACGCAGCCGCAGGACATGAAGTTCGTCGACGTGGATCGCGACGGCGATCAGGACCTGGCGGAGTTTCAGTTCAGCACGGGCCGAGCACACATTTACCTGAACACGAACGGGGTGTTGAGCAATGCCCCGGCGTACACGTACGACGACTCGTCCACCGGCAATGCCATCGCGTTCGGCGATATCAACGGCGACGGGTGGGAGGACATGGCGATCGGCATCAACGGCGACATCTCCGTCCGCGTGTTTTTCGCCCGGATTCCCGAGATCATCGGCGACATGAACTGCGACGGGCTGGTTAACCTCGACGACGTCGATCCATTCGTGCTCGCCCAGCTTGATCCGGCGGCCTACGCAACGGCCTATCCGTTTTGCAGCACGAGTCGCGGCGACATCAACACCGATGCGCTGCTGAACGGCGGCGACGTGCAGGGATTCTCGAACCTGTTGACCGCGCCGTAA
- the topA gene encoding DNA topoisomerase 1, translated as MAKKTAKKKSPARSEESSESQGSSAGGKSLVIVESPAKARTINKYLGNKYIVRASKGHVRDLPAHRYGIDPGRNFEPTYEILPSHEKTVDELRKLSRDADEVFLATDLDREGEAIAWHLANALDLPEDKRRRVIFNEITKSAIQEAFKKPHEIDMAKVDAQQARRILDRVVGYELSPLLWKKIAKGLSAGRVQSVAVRLIVNREDEIRAFEPQEYWALDGAFCGDPAKVKALLPEWKKFLETGGEAGGLPTQKDMMAWLGEHGGFEASLAELNGKPWKPEGKLTKKPRAGAKDTPPVTGATAAELAARYDFEFTSAQGQAQPLVEALGYQVSEVKTTGFEEYNHLGLKRIELAGGLDAGKAPKFIVKNVETKRSRTRPSAPFTTASLQQAAANQLRFPTSKTMKVAQALYEGVDIKSGEGNVGLITYMRTDSTNLSGESIRAARDYISKSFGGDYLPEKPNVYETSAKRAQEAHEAIRPTDVTRSPHALRGHLSDEQHKLYTMIWNRFVACQMTPAEWDSTTVSIVAKTTVGEATFRASGRVLVFDGHYKVTGVPKSSEDQLLPPLEVGQEVGPLSLHPAQKFTAPPPRYTEASLVKTLESEGIGRPSTYAAIIKTIQDRGYVEQEDRRFYPTARGELVTRRLVDHFPKIMDVRFTSHIEEDLDKIEEREMEWHDVLHEFYDPFKEALAKAHEDMQAVRAEASEYTCDLCGKPMVYRLGRNGRFLSCTGYPDCTNAKNVDREGKVIEPIRGAAPCEACGKPMILRKSRMGHFLGCTGYPDCTNTLPSNERGEVLRRVKPDELKQPCPDCGGEMTIRFARGRAFFGCSKYPECKATAPAPDDVFIEKPKPEEAGVRCDKCGRPIVIRKSRRGPFLSCSGFPRCRNAMPMEKLDHLKDLEAKGEIPEAPKEAPGGKKGKAAGRAARAKSGGKAKRLTKEEVAALGPPPPGFAWTLTGRPVVENWPEGSLTCFECGGEMSLRQGRFGPFYSCAKCRAAANLRGDAKKRAEAESPQQERAKPIETDVKCPDCGKKMLLRLGRTGRFLGCSGYPKCKKTMEAPAGLLREVAELAET; from the coding sequence ATGGCAAAGAAGACCGCCAAGAAGAAGTCACCAGCCCGATCGGAAGAAAGCTCCGAGAGCCAGGGCTCATCCGCAGGCGGCAAGTCGCTTGTGATTGTCGAGTCGCCGGCCAAAGCTCGCACGATCAACAAGTACCTCGGCAACAAATACATCGTACGAGCCAGCAAAGGGCACGTGCGCGATCTGCCGGCGCACCGCTACGGGATCGACCCCGGCCGGAACTTCGAACCGACGTACGAGATTCTCCCCAGTCACGAAAAGACCGTGGACGAATTGCGGAAGCTGTCGCGCGACGCGGACGAGGTCTTTCTTGCGACCGACCTTGACCGCGAGGGCGAAGCCATTGCATGGCATCTTGCCAACGCGCTGGACCTTCCGGAAGACAAGCGCCGCCGCGTCATCTTCAATGAGATTACCAAGAGCGCGATTCAGGAGGCGTTCAAAAAGCCGCATGAGATCGACATGGCGAAGGTCGATGCCCAGCAGGCGCGGCGCATCCTTGACCGCGTCGTGGGCTATGAACTGTCGCCGTTGCTGTGGAAGAAGATTGCGAAGGGGCTGTCGGCCGGTCGCGTGCAGTCGGTTGCGGTTCGCCTGATTGTGAATCGTGAGGACGAGATTCGCGCGTTCGAGCCGCAGGAGTATTGGGCGCTCGATGGGGCCTTTTGCGGCGATCCGGCGAAGGTCAAGGCGTTGCTGCCTGAATGGAAGAAGTTCCTCGAGACAGGGGGTGAAGCCGGCGGCCTGCCCACACAAAAAGACATGATGGCGTGGTTGGGCGAGCACGGTGGCTTTGAGGCCAGTCTTGCCGAGTTGAACGGCAAACCGTGGAAGCCGGAAGGAAAACTCACCAAGAAGCCTCGAGCCGGTGCAAAAGACACCCCGCCGGTGACTGGTGCAACGGCCGCCGAATTGGCCGCCCGGTATGACTTTGAATTCACCAGCGCGCAGGGCCAGGCCCAGCCGCTCGTCGAGGCGCTGGGTTATCAAGTCAGCGAAGTGAAGACGACCGGGTTTGAAGAATACAACCACCTGGGGCTGAAACGAATCGAACTGGCCGGTGGGCTGGATGCCGGCAAGGCACCCAAGTTCATCGTAAAGAACGTTGAGACGAAGCGGTCGCGCACGCGGCCCTCGGCTCCGTTCACGACCGCATCGCTCCAGCAGGCGGCGGCGAATCAGTTGCGGTTTCCCACGTCCAAGACGATGAAAGTCGCCCAGGCGCTTTATGAAGGAGTGGACATCAAGTCCGGCGAGGGCAACGTCGGTCTGATCACTTACATGCGAACCGACTCGACGAATCTGTCGGGTGAGTCGATTCGTGCGGCGCGAGATTACATCTCCAAGTCCTTCGGCGGCGACTACCTGCCCGAAAAACCCAACGTGTACGAAACGAGCGCAAAGCGCGCGCAGGAAGCTCACGAGGCCATTCGCCCGACCGACGTCACGCGATCACCGCATGCACTGCGCGGCCATCTGTCCGACGAGCAGCATAAGTTGTACACGATGATCTGGAACCGGTTCGTCGCCTGCCAGATGACGCCCGCCGAGTGGGATTCGACAACCGTATCGATTGTTGCCAAGACCACCGTGGGCGAGGCGACCTTCCGGGCCAGCGGGCGCGTGCTCGTGTTTGACGGGCATTACAAAGTGACCGGCGTGCCGAAGAGCAGCGAGGACCAATTGCTGCCGCCGCTGGAGGTCGGGCAGGAAGTCGGGCCGCTCTCGCTGCACCCGGCGCAGAAATTCACCGCGCCGCCGCCGCGATACACCGAGGCGTCGCTGGTCAAGACGCTCGAATCGGAAGGTATCGGCCGACCCAGCACCTACGCTGCCATCATCAAGACGATTCAGGATCGCGGCTACGTCGAACAGGAGGACCGGCGCTTCTATCCGACGGCTCGCGGTGAACTGGTCACGCGGCGGCTGGTCGATCATTTCCCCAAGATCATGGACGTGCGCTTCACGAGCCACATTGAGGAAGACCTCGACAAGATCGAAGAGCGGGAGATGGAATGGCACGATGTGCTTCACGAGTTCTATGACCCGTTCAAGGAAGCACTGGCCAAGGCCCATGAGGACATGCAGGCGGTTCGCGCCGAGGCAAGTGAGTACACCTGCGACCTGTGCGGCAAGCCGATGGTCTATCGCCTCGGGCGCAACGGGCGGTTCTTGTCCTGCACGGGCTACCCCGACTGCACGAACGCGAAGAATGTCGATCGCGAAGGAAAAGTAATCGAGCCGATTCGCGGTGCCGCGCCGTGTGAGGCATGCGGCAAGCCGATGATCCTTCGCAAGAGTCGCATGGGCCATTTCCTGGGCTGCACGGGCTATCCGGATTGCACGAATACGTTGCCGAGCAACGAGCGCGGAGAAGTGCTGCGCCGCGTCAAGCCCGATGAACTGAAGCAACCCTGTCCGGATTGCGGCGGCGAGATGACGATCCGCTTCGCGCGCGGGCGGGCGTTCTTTGGTTGCAGCAAATATCCCGAGTGCAAGGCGACCGCGCCCGCGCCCGATGATGTCTTCATCGAGAAGCCCAAACCGGAAGAGGCCGGCGTGCGCTGCGATAAGTGCGGTCGGCCGATCGTGATTCGAAAGAGCCGGCGGGGGCCGTTCCTGTCGTGCAGCGGGTTTCCGCGGTGTCGCAACGCGATGCCGATGGAGAAACTCGATCACCTGAAAGACCTGGAGGCGAAGGGTGAGATTCCCGAAGCCCCCAAGGAAGCGCCAGGCGGAAAGAAAGGCAAGGCGGCCGGTCGAGCGGCACGCGCCAAGTCCGGCGGCAAGGCGAAGCGTCTGACGAAGGAAGAAGTTGCCGCCTTGGGTCCGCCACCGCCGGGGTTCGCGTGGACGCTGACGGGCCGGCCGGTGGTGGAGAATTGGCCGGAAGGTTCGCTGACCTGTTTCGAGTGCGGTGGGGAGATGTCGCTGCGGCAGGGGCGCTTCGGGCCGTTCTATTCGTGCGCGAAGTGCCGTGCGGCGGCGAATCTGCGCGGCGACGCGAAGAAGCGCGCCGAGGCCGAATCGCCCCAGCAGGAGCGCGCGAAACCGATTGAGACAGACGTAAAATGCCCCGACTGTGGCAAGAAGATGCTGCTTCGCCTCGGCCGCACGGGCCGATTCCTCGGTTGCAGCGGCTACCCGAAGTGCAAGAAGACGATGGAAGCCCCGGCCGGGCTGTTGCGCGAAGTGGCGGAACTGGCGGAGACGTAA
- the kamA gene encoding L-lysine 2,3-aminomutase: MVSLSVNPSQDGTPTRRTKFINKIDQIANIPADQRELLKKVAETYIFRANDYYLGLINWDDPNDPIKQLIIPRSEELNDWGKLDASNEAAVTVTKGVQHKYPDTVLLLCNEVCGAYCRYCFRKRLFMDDNEEVTKDVSQGIAYIAQHPEVTNVLLTGGDPLIMNTRRLREIIEALRAIPHVQIIRIGSKMPAFDPWRMLGDPELQKLFSEHSTPFKRIYLMAHFDHPRELTDDAVRGIDAFIRSGVICINQCPLIKGINDDPMVLAEMYRKLSWIGCPPYYLFQGRPTAGNEPYEIPIVQGWFIFREALRHGSGLARRARFVMSHETGKVEILAVTDQHIYTRYQRAKDGSNRGRVMIYKRNDEAYWLDALEPAYDGGAVRFAPESEFEVNAGPE, encoded by the coding sequence ATGGTCTCGCTCTCGGTCAATCCATCCCAGGACGGAACGCCGACCCGGCGCACGAAGTTCATTAACAAGATCGATCAGATCGCCAACATCCCGGCCGATCAGCGTGAATTGCTCAAAAAGGTCGCCGAGACTTACATCTTCCGTGCGAACGACTACTACCTCGGCCTCATCAACTGGGACGACCCCAACGACCCCATCAAGCAACTGATTATTCCTCGCAGCGAGGAACTCAACGACTGGGGCAAGCTCGACGCCAGCAACGAGGCCGCCGTGACGGTCACGAAGGGCGTGCAACACAAATACCCCGACACGGTTCTGCTGCTGTGCAACGAGGTCTGCGGGGCCTATTGCCGCTATTGCTTTCGCAAGCGCCTGTTCATGGATGACAACGAGGAAGTGACCAAGGATGTATCGCAGGGAATCGCGTACATCGCCCAGCATCCGGAAGTCACCAACGTGTTGCTGACCGGCGGCGACCCGCTGATCATGAACACCCGTCGCCTGCGAGAAATCATCGAGGCCCTGCGCGCCATTCCGCACGTTCAGATCATCCGCATCGGCTCGAAGATGCCGGCGTTTGACCCTTGGCGCATGCTCGGCGACCCCGAACTGCAGAAACTCTTCAGCGAACACTCCACGCCGTTCAAGCGCATTTACCTCATGGCGCACTTCGACCATCCGCGCGAGCTGACCGACGACGCCGTGCGCGGCATCGATGCCTTCATTCGCTCCGGCGTCATCTGCATCAACCAGTGCCCGCTCATCAAGGGCATCAACGACGACCCCATGGTTCTGGCAGAGATGTATCGCAAGCTCTCGTGGATCGGCTGCCCGCCGTATTACCTCTTTCAGGGACGCCCCACCGCGGGAAACGAGCCGTACGAAATTCCCATCGTGCAGGGCTGGTTCATCTTCCGCGAGGCCTTGCGCCATGGGTCGGGTCTTGCGCGACGGGCGCGGTTTGTCATGTCCCACGAAACCGGAAAGGTCGAAATCCTCGCTGTCACCGATCAGCACATTTACACGCGCTACCAGCGCGCGAAGGACGGCTCCAATCGCGGCCGCGTGATGATCTACAAGCGAAACGACGAGGCCTACTGGCTCGATGCGCTCGAGCCGGCATACGACGGCGGCGCCGTCCGCTTCGCGCCGGAGTCGGAGTTCGAAGTCAACGCCGGGCCAGAGTGA
- a CDS encoding PrkA AAA domain protein, which yields MVNKQSILDLVEKRLDTESFKHEHWEGSFDQYLDLVTKSPRVARNAFQRIYDMIMLYGSERYTKFRQDMVRYKFFSDPIGNGDDAIFGLERPLMQLVDFFKSAAQGYGTERRILLLHGPVGSAKSTICRLLKKGIEHYSRTDEGAMYTFAWKLPRENGEFDLVECPMHEEPLKLIPKDVRRDVLALINENLPPEQRVIVEGDLDPFCRRTYAELLKQYNGDWKRVMDHVVVKRLVLSEKDRKGIGTFQPKDEKNQDSTELTGDINYRKIAEYGSDSDPRAFNFDGELNVANRGLIEFIEVLKLDVAFLYDLLGASQEHVIKPKKFAQTHIDEVIIGHTNEPEYKKLQNNELMEAFRDRTIKIDVPYNCILDEEVKIYNKDFNKERIRGIHIAPHTIEVAAMWAVLTRLEEPKKAGLTRMQKLKLYSGKSIPGYTEDSVKELIEEARREGMQGISPRYIQDKISNALVSDQAIQEKGINPFMVMNELEGGLSHHSLISDEELKKSYREMLSVVREEYEDILKAEVQRAISADEDAIKRLAANYIENVRAYTQREKVRNKYTGRDEEPDERLMRSIEEKIDIPDSRKDDFRQEIMNYIGALSLDGKKFEYHTNARLHKALELKLFEDQRDTIKLKNVVSGVVDDETQAKIDVVKQRLIKYFGYNEQSATDVLNYVASIFARGDAKSEE from the coding sequence ATGGTGAACAAGCAGTCGATTCTCGACCTCGTCGAAAAGCGTCTGGACACCGAGAGCTTCAAGCACGAGCACTGGGAGGGATCGTTCGACCAGTACCTGGACCTGGTGACGAAGTCGCCGCGCGTGGCGCGCAATGCGTTCCAGCGCATCTACGACATGATCATGCTGTACGGCTCCGAGCGGTACACGAAGTTCCGCCAGGACATGGTGCGGTACAAGTTCTTCTCCGACCCGATCGGAAATGGCGACGACGCCATCTTCGGGCTGGAGCGCCCGCTGATGCAGCTCGTGGACTTTTTCAAGTCCGCGGCGCAGGGCTACGGCACCGAGCGGCGCATCCTGCTTCTGCACGGCCCGGTCGGATCGGCGAAGTCCACGATTTGCCGCCTGCTCAAGAAGGGAATTGAGCATTATTCCCGCACCGACGAAGGTGCGATGTATACGTTTGCATGGAAACTGCCGCGGGAGAACGGAGAATTCGACCTCGTCGAATGCCCCATGCATGAAGAGCCGCTCAAGCTGATTCCCAAAGACGTGCGGCGCGATGTGCTGGCGCTGATCAACGAGAACCTGCCGCCCGAGCAGCGCGTCATCGTCGAAGGCGATCTCGATCCCTTCTGCCGCCGAACCTATGCCGAGTTGCTCAAGCAATACAACGGCGACTGGAAGCGGGTGATGGATCACGTCGTCGTCAAGCGGCTGGTCTTGAGCGAGAAAGACCGCAAGGGCATCGGAACGTTTCAGCCGAAGGACGAAAAGAATCAGGACAGCACCGAACTCACGGGCGACATCAACTATCGCAAGATCGCCGAGTACGGCAGCGACAGCGACCCGCGCGCGTTTAACTTTGACGGCGAATTGAACGTCGCCAATCGCGGGCTGATCGAATTCATCGAAGTCCTGAAACTGGACGTGGCGTTCCTGTATGACCTGCTCGGCGCATCGCAGGAACACGTCATCAAGCCCAAGAAATTCGCCCAGACTCACATCGACGAAGTCATCATCGGGCACACCAACGAGCCCGAGTACAAGAAGCTCCAGAACAACGAGCTGATGGAAGCCTTCCGCGATCGCACGATCAAGATCGACGTGCCGTACAACTGCATCCTCGATGAAGAGGTCAAGATCTACAACAAGGACTTCAACAAGGAACGCATCCGGGGGATTCACATCGCCCCGCACACGATTGAAGTCGCCGCCATGTGGGCCGTGCTGACGCGGCTGGAAGAGCCGAAAAAGGCCGGCCTGACGCGGATGCAGAAGCTGAAACTCTACAGCGGAAAGAGCATCCCCGGTTACACCGAGGATTCCGTCAAGGAGCTGATCGAAGAAGCCCGGCGCGAGGGCATGCAGGGCATCAGCCCGCGTTATATACAAGATAAGATTTCAAACGCGCTGGTCAGCGACCAGGCGATTCAGGAAAAAGGCATCAACCCGTTCATGGTGATGAACGAGCTGGAGGGCGGGCTTTCGCACCATTCGCTCATCTCCGACGAGGAGTTGAAGAAATCCTACCGTGAGATGTTAAGCGTCGTGCGCGAGGAGTATGAAGACATCCTCAAGGCCGAGGTGCAGCGCGCCATCAGCGCCGACGAGGACGCCATCAAGCGCCTGGCGGCGAACTACATCGAAAACGTCCGGGCCTACACGCAGCGTGAGAAGGTGCGGAACAAGTACACCGGCCGGGATGAGGAGCCCGACGAGCGACTGATGCGCTCGATCGAAGAGAAGATCGACATCCCCGACAGCCGCAAGGATGATTTCCGCCAGGAGATCATGAACTACATCGGCGCGTTGTCGCTGGACGGCAAGAAGTTCGAGTACCACACCAACGCCCGGCTGCACAAGGCGCTGGAGCTGAAGCTCTTCGAGGATCAGCGCGACACGATCAAGCTGAAGAACGTCGTGAGCGGCGTAGTCGATGACGAAACGCAGGCGAAGATCGACGTGGTCAAGCAGCGGCTGATCAAGTACTTCGGCTACAACGAGCAAAGCGCGACCGACGTGCTCAATTACGTCGCCAGCATCTTCGCCCGCGGCGACGCGAAGAGCGAAGAGTAA
- a CDS encoding Zinc carboxypeptidase, whose translation MSSQLIRSILNGLLFSCMLAAGCAQPADPAAWRTRAEQTGFTHTATYDETVEYCRRLAQHSPWVRVLSIGTTPQGRDMPLVVLSRDQAFTPAAAARVGKPVVLISNGIHSGEIEGKDACLALMRDIAITRERAALLDQVTLLVLPIFNIDGHERVSEFNRINQNGPQNMGWRCTAQYLNLNRDFMKADAPEMQAWLRMFHAWKPDLFFDTHTTDGADFQYDVTFFVPSGPETARPVAEWSRRLENHLLTILPADGHKPQVYFEMLDRVNPAAGIVAGEFSPRFSTGYGAITNRPSILVETHMLKPFDVRLKATYSLLVRTLEFIAAEPQALRSAVVESDNWARRLSSQTAPENRIVLATSQPTHREGEPILFKGFEHQMVRCEAANSELPRWDNAKPVDTPSRLMRPNEIVRTSPVPRAYLIPREWSTAADRLTLHGVFVQVLPEAVTMEVHSARFHDVKFAVRPFEGRFMAAFDVEPLTESRTYPAGSFLVRLDSPNAPVAVHLLDPLAPDALVRWGFFTPIFEQKEYFEDYVMGPMADRMLAEEPALRTEFDAWLKANPDKVANPRARLAFFYERSPYWDMKKEVYPIAWIPPRVPIPPSITKLLLVPNPN comes from the coding sequence ATGTCATCCCAATTGATTCGCTCGATCTTGAACGGATTGTTATTCAGTTGCATGCTGGCCGCCGGCTGCGCGCAACCCGCCGACCCGGCTGCATGGCGAACGCGCGCGGAGCAGACCGGCTTCACGCATACCGCAACCTACGACGAAACCGTCGAGTATTGTCGCCGGTTGGCGCAACATTCACCGTGGGTGCGGGTCCTGTCGATCGGTACGACACCGCAGGGGCGCGACATGCCGTTGGTCGTGCTCTCGCGCGATCAGGCGTTCACCCCTGCCGCCGCTGCACGAGTCGGCAAGCCCGTCGTGCTGATCTCCAACGGCATCCACTCCGGCGAAATCGAGGGCAAGGATGCCTGCCTCGCGCTGATGCGTGACATCGCCATCACGCGCGAACGAGCCGCCCTGCTGGATCAGGTCACGCTCCTCGTGCTGCCGATTTTCAACATCGACGGCCACGAGCGCGTCAGCGAATTCAACCGCATCAATCAGAACGGCCCGCAGAACATGGGCTGGCGTTGCACGGCGCAGTACTTGAATCTGAACCGCGACTTCATGAAGGCCGACGCGCCAGAAATGCAGGCGTGGTTGCGCATGTTTCACGCATGGAAGCCCGACCTGTTTTTCGACACGCATACAACCGACGGCGCGGACTTTCAGTACGACGTGACGTTTTTCGTCCCCAGCGGTCCGGAGACGGCGCGCCCCGTCGCGGAATGGTCGCGCCGATTGGAAAATCACCTGCTGACGATTCTCCCGGCCGACGGGCATAAGCCGCAGGTTTATTTCGAGATGCTTGATCGGGTCAATCCGGCTGCGGGAATCGTCGCCGGCGAGTTTTCGCCACGCTTCTCCACCGGCTACGGCGCGATCACGAATCGCCCGTCCATTCTCGTCGAAACGCACATGCTCAAACCGTTCGATGTACGGCTGAAGGCCACGTATTCGCTGCTGGTCCGCACGCTGGAGTTCATCGCCGCCGAGCCGCAGGCATTGCGCAGCGCCGTGGTCGAGTCGGACAACTGGGCACGGCGCCTCTCTTCGCAAACCGCGCCGGAGAATCGAATCGTCTTAGCGACCAGCCAGCCGACGCATCGGGAGGGTGAACCGATTCTGTTCAAAGGCTTCGAGCACCAGATGGTGCGCTGCGAGGCCGCAAACTCGGAGCTTCCCCGCTGGGACAATGCCAAACCTGTTGACACCCCTTCGCGCTTGATGCGCCCGAATGAAATCGTTCGCACGTCGCCGGTCCCGCGGGCCTACCTGATTCCGCGCGAATGGTCCACCGCGGCGGATCGCTTGACGCTCCATGGCGTGTTTGTCCAGGTCTTGCCCGAAGCCGTCACCATGGAGGTCCACAGCGCGCGATTTCACGACGTGAAATTCGCCGTGCGTCCGTTTGAAGGCCGGTTCATGGCCGCCTTCGACGTGGAGCCGCTCACCGAGTCTCGCACGTATCCGGCGGGCAGTTTTCTCGTTCGCCTCGACTCGCCCAACGCGCCGGTTGCAGTGCATCTGCTCGATCCCCTCGCACCCGACGCGCTCGTCCGATGGGGCTTCTTCACGCCGATCTTTGAGCAAAAGGAGTATTTCGAGGATTACGTGATGGGGCCGATGGCCGATCGCATGCTTGCGGAGGAGCCTGCCCTGCGAACCGAGTTTGACGCATGGCTGAAGGCGAATCCTGACAAGGTCGCCAACCCGCGCGCCCGACTGGCGTTCTTTTATGAGCGCTCGCCGTACTGGGACATGAAGAAAGAAGTCTATCCGATCGCGTGGATTCCACCGCGCGTGCCGATTCCGCCTAGCATCACGAAGTTACTGCTCGTTCCGAATCCGAATTGA